One part of the Enterococcus sp. DIV1094 genome encodes these proteins:
- the miaA gene encoding tRNA (adenosine(37)-N6)-dimethylallyltransferase MiaA, with protein sequence MEKVLVIVGPTAVGKTALSVTLAQKFNGEIISGDSLQIYKQLDIGTAKIKPSEMMGIPHHLIDVIEPDQQYSAADFQRTGRGLITEITNRGKLPIIVGGTGLYIQSLLYDFQLGANEETDPDVRAKYEQMAERLGKEKLWAYLNDRDPLAAEKIHWNNQRKVIRALEVFETTGYSIMAPKETPACLYDYYMIGLDTEREFLYSRINQRVDQMLVEGLIAEARKVYELGTVQASQGIGYKELFPYFEEKITLDEAVEQIKLNSRRYAKRQLTWFRNRLTANWFDLLKEPTDLANIESAIEGWLKEVSA encoded by the coding sequence ATGGAAAAAGTATTAGTGATCGTAGGACCCACAGCAGTTGGTAAAACAGCATTGAGTGTGACACTTGCCCAAAAATTCAATGGCGAGATCATCAGTGGGGATTCCTTACAAATTTATAAACAACTAGATATCGGTACAGCAAAAATCAAGCCGAGTGAAATGATGGGAATCCCACATCATTTGATTGATGTGATCGAACCGGATCAACAGTATTCGGCAGCGGATTTTCAGCGAACAGGTAGAGGACTGATCACTGAGATCACCAACAGGGGCAAGTTGCCGATCATCGTTGGCGGTACAGGTTTATATATTCAATCGTTATTGTACGACTTTCAATTAGGAGCAAATGAAGAAACAGACCCAGACGTTCGAGCGAAATATGAACAAATGGCGGAACGACTAGGAAAAGAAAAGCTATGGGCTTATTTGAACGATCGTGATCCGCTTGCAGCAGAAAAAATCCATTGGAACAATCAACGAAAAGTGATTCGAGCGTTGGAAGTATTCGAGACAACTGGCTACAGTATCATGGCACCAAAAGAAACACCAGCGTGCTTATATGATTACTATATGATCGGTCTGGATACCGAGCGTGAGTTCCTGTATAGCAGGATCAATCAACGAGTGGATCAAATGTTGGTAGAGGGACTGATTGCAGAAGCAAGAAAAGTCTATGAGCTTGGAACAGTTCAAGCAAGCCAAGGAATCGGCTACAAAGAATTATTTCCTTATTTTGAAGAAAAGATCACTTTAGATGAAGCAGTCGAACAAATCAAACTGAACTCGCGGCGGTACGCGAAACGTCAACTGACTTGGTTTCGTAATCGCTTGACGGCGAATTGGTTTGATCTATTAAAAGAACCGACAGATCTTGCAAACATCGAAAGTGCCATCGAAGGTTGGCTGAAAGAGGTGAGCGCGTGA
- a CDS encoding glycerophosphodiester phosphodiesterase produces MVQIYAHRGSKGTHPENTLPAFSEAVRVGADGIELDVHLSKDGQLIVIHDETVDRTTNGKGLVREKTLEELKKLNAGSWFSKEFPAAKIPTLKEVLSLLLQKNYRGTLMIEIKTDKYEYEGIEARVSELMTKNEWPFHHAYCSFNLRSLERLSVIEPDAQLDLLMSDSMEKFELAKTLPFIEGLHPKAAWAFKHSQELQEFPKRIRLWTVNTTEDLERGFNEPVDALITDFPERAWYVKQLKKK; encoded by the coding sequence ATGGTACAGATTTATGCACATCGAGGAAGTAAGGGAACGCATCCAGAAAACACCTTACCAGCTTTTTCTGAAGCAGTAAGAGTAGGGGCTGATGGGATCGAGCTTGATGTTCATCTGAGTAAAGACGGACAGTTGATCGTGATCCATGATGAAACAGTCGATCGAACCACGAATGGTAAAGGTCTGGTGCGAGAAAAGACCCTTGAAGAATTAAAGAAGTTGAATGCAGGAAGTTGGTTCAGTAAAGAATTTCCAGCAGCGAAGATCCCAACCTTGAAAGAAGTACTCTCGTTGCTTCTCCAAAAAAACTACCGAGGCACATTGATGATCGAAATCAAAACAGATAAGTATGAATATGAAGGAATCGAAGCGCGAGTATCTGAACTAATGACGAAAAACGAATGGCCGTTTCATCATGCGTATTGCAGTTTCAATCTTCGTTCATTAGAACGCTTATCCGTCATCGAACCTGATGCACAGTTGGACCTTTTGATGAGTGATTCAATGGAGAAATTCGAATTAGCTAAGACATTGCCTTTTATCGAAGGGCTTCATCCTAAAGCGGCTTGGGCATTTAAACACTCTCAGGAACTACAAGAGTTTCCAAAACGTATTCGCCTTTGGACAGTCAATACGACCGAAGATCTTGAAAGAGGCTTCAATGAACCTGTTGATGCGCTCATCACAGATTTTCCTGAACGTGCCTGGTATGTGAAACAATTAAAGAAAAAGTAG
- a CDS encoding ABC transporter transmembrane domain-containing protein, producing the protein MKLMWHYTMRYKKYLVLNFICVFGFILIELGLPTILARMIDVGILNDDFDYVKQQGILMIVITVIGIIMNIFLGYFGSRITTNIVADIRDDLFKHIQTYSHQEYETLGVSSLITRTTNDAYQIMLFLQNILRIGFMAPMMFVVSLYMVMRTSPSLGLYVIGALPFLLLAVIGIAKFSEPLSKIQQKNLDRINSILRENLSGLRVIRAFVNEKFEEKRFEKVNENYASSSKSLFRLMAVAQPGFFFLFNIVMILIIWSGTLQIADGQLQVGNLIAFIEYIFHALFSFMLFASVFMMYPRAAVSASRIQEALDSSPAIVEDATGVSETKTKGYIEFKNVTFAYPGHSQEPVIRNVSFTASPGETVAFIGSTGSGKSTLIQLIPRFYDVTHGEILIDGVDVRKYQLSKLRQKIGFIPQKALLFTGTIAENLRYGKEDATQEEMERAADIAQATDFISKKADGYDEHLSEGGANFSGGQKQRLAIARAIIRRPEIYIFDDSFSALDYQTDAKLRARLKKETTDSTVLIVAQRVGTIMHADKIIVMNEGEVVGMGTHRELLENCPIYYDIAASQLSKEELA; encoded by the coding sequence GTGAAGTTAATGTGGCATTACACCATGCGCTACAAGAAATATTTGGTGTTGAATTTTATATGTGTATTCGGTTTTATTTTGATCGAGTTAGGTTTACCAACTATTTTAGCACGCATGATCGACGTCGGGATCCTCAATGATGATTTTGACTATGTGAAACAACAAGGGATATTAATGATCGTGATCACGGTGATCGGGATCATTATGAATATATTTTTAGGTTATTTTGGTTCTAGGATCACAACGAATATCGTGGCTGACATTCGTGACGATCTATTCAAACATATCCAAACTTACTCACATCAAGAGTATGAAACATTAGGTGTGTCGTCATTGATCACTCGTACGACCAATGATGCGTACCAGATCATGTTGTTTCTACAAAATATTTTGAGAATCGGTTTTATGGCACCGATGATGTTTGTTGTTAGTTTGTATATGGTTATGCGTACCAGTCCATCTCTTGGGCTGTATGTTATTGGCGCGTTGCCATTCTTATTGTTGGCTGTTATTGGGATTGCTAAGTTCTCTGAACCTTTATCAAAAATCCAACAAAAGAATCTAGATAGGATCAATAGTATCTTACGTGAAAATCTATCAGGTTTGCGAGTGATCCGTGCGTTTGTAAATGAAAAATTCGAAGAAAAAAGATTTGAAAAAGTCAATGAGAATTATGCATCAAGTTCTAAGAGTCTCTTTCGTTTGATGGCGGTTGCGCAACCCGGCTTTTTCTTCTTATTCAATATCGTGATGATCTTGATCATTTGGAGTGGTACGCTGCAAATCGCAGATGGTCAATTGCAAGTAGGGAATTTGATTGCTTTTATTGAATATATTTTCCACGCATTGTTTTCATTTATGTTGTTTGCCAGTGTGTTCATGATGTATCCACGGGCAGCAGTATCTGCTAGTCGTATCCAAGAAGCTTTAGATTCTTCACCTGCTATTGTTGAAGATGCCACTGGGGTATCAGAAACAAAAACAAAAGGATACATTGAATTTAAAAATGTAACGTTTGCTTATCCTGGTCATTCGCAAGAACCAGTGATCCGTAATGTGAGTTTCACCGCTTCACCTGGCGAAACCGTAGCATTTATCGGTAGTACCGGTAGTGGTAAATCGACGTTGATCCAATTGATTCCTCGTTTTTATGATGTTACACATGGGGAGATTTTGATTGATGGTGTCGATGTACGTAAGTATCAGTTGAGTAAGTTGAGACAAAAAATCGGTTTTATTCCACAAAAAGCATTATTGTTTACGGGCACGATCGCTGAAAATTTGAGATACGGTAAGGAAGATGCAACACAAGAGGAAATGGAGCGTGCGGCTGATATTGCGCAGGCAACTGATTTTATTTCCAAAAAAGCAGATGGATATGATGAACATCTTTCTGAAGGTGGGGCAAACTTCTCCGGTGGACAAAAGCAACGGTTAGCGATTGCTCGAGCAATTATCCGCCGTCCAGAAATCTATATTTTTGATGATAGCTTTTCTGCACTTGATTATCAAACAGATGCAAAACTTCGCGCAAGGTTGAAAAAAGAAACCACTGACTCAACCGTACTGATCGTGGCGCAACGTGTGGGTACGATCATGCACGCGGATAAAATCATCGTAATGAATGAAGGAGAAGTAGTGGGCATGGGAACACATCGTGAGCTATTGGAAAATTGTCCGATTTATTACGATATCGCCGCTTCTCAATTATCGAAGGAGGAATTAGCATGA
- the glnA gene encoding type I glutamate--ammonia ligase, translated as MVKKQITGEEIKRIIEDENVRFLRLMFTDILGTIKNVEVPVSQIDKVLENKMMFDGSSIEGFVRIEESDMYLYPDLSTWMIFPWESDHGKVARLICDIYNPDGTPFAGDPRGNLKRSLNDMKKLGFTSFNLGPEPEFFLFKLDEDGGITTTLNDKGGYFDFAPTDLGENCRRDIVLELESLGFEVEASHHEVAPGQHEIDFKYADVVDACDNIQTFKLVVKTIARKHGLHATFMPKPLFGINGSGMHCNMSLFNEEGNAFYDKDGDLELSQTAYHFLGGLLKHARAYTAVCNPTVNSYKRLVPGYEAPVYVAWSGRNRSPLVRVPESRGLSTRLELRSVDPAANPYLAMAVLLQAGLDGIRNELTPPPAVDRNIYVMNEEEREEAQIQDLPSTIHNAIKELRKDKVMIDALGNHIFANFVEAKRLEWAAFRQTVSEWEREQYLELY; from the coding sequence ATGGTAAAGAAACAAATCACAGGCGAAGAGATTAAACGAATCATTGAGGATGAAAACGTACGATTTTTACGTTTAATGTTCACAGATATTTTAGGAACGATCAAAAATGTTGAGGTTCCAGTGAGTCAAATCGACAAAGTGCTTGAAAATAAAATGATGTTTGATGGTTCTTCGATCGAAGGATTTGTCAGAATCGAAGAAAGTGATATGTACTTGTATCCTGATCTTTCTACTTGGATGATCTTCCCATGGGAAAGCGACCACGGGAAAGTGGCACGCTTGATCTGTGATATTTATAATCCAGACGGTACACCATTTGCTGGGGACCCTCGTGGCAATCTAAAACGTTCATTGAATGACATGAAAAAACTTGGTTTCACCTCATTCAACTTAGGCCCTGAACCAGAGTTCTTCTTATTTAAGTTAGACGAAGATGGCGGGATCACGACGACTTTGAATGATAAAGGTGGCTACTTTGATTTTGCCCCAACTGACTTGGGCGAAAACTGCCGCCGAGATATCGTGTTAGAATTAGAAAGCTTAGGCTTTGAAGTAGAGGCTTCTCACCATGAAGTCGCTCCTGGACAACACGAGATCGACTTCAAATATGCGGATGTCGTAGACGCTTGTGACAATATCCAAACGTTTAAATTAGTAGTAAAAACCATTGCACGTAAACATGGCTTACATGCGACCTTCATGCCAAAACCATTATTCGGAATCAATGGTTCTGGCATGCACTGCAATATGTCTTTGTTCAATGAAGAAGGAAACGCCTTTTATGATAAAGATGGCGATTTAGAGTTAAGCCAAACGGCATACCACTTCTTAGGTGGTTTATTGAAACATGCACGCGCGTATACCGCAGTCTGCAATCCAACAGTCAACTCTTACAAACGTTTAGTTCCAGGTTATGAAGCACCTGTTTATGTAGCATGGAGCGGACGAAACCGTTCACCATTGGTACGTGTGCCTGAATCTCGTGGTCTATCGACTCGTCTAGAATTACGTTCTGTGGACCCGGCGGCGAATCCATACTTAGCGATGGCTGTGTTATTACAAGCAGGATTAGACGGAATCCGTAACGAATTGACACCACCACCAGCGGTTGATCGCAACATTTACGTGATGAATGAAGAAGAACGTGAAGAAGCGCAAATCCAAGATCTCCCATCAACGATCCACAATGCGATCAAAGAATTGCGTAAAGATAAAGTGATGATCGATGCGTTAGGCAATCATATCTTTGCAAACTTTGTCGAAGCGAAACGCCTGGAATGGGCAGCCTTCAGACAAACAGTTTCTGAGTGGGAAAGAGAACAATATTTAGAACTTTATTAA
- the efrB gene encoding ABC transporter ATP-binding protein — protein sequence MKKTFASFKRLARYIRPYRLTFILVLLFTFLTVAFNAALPYVVGLPTTEISKNLANNESINFSYIINCLIWIAVVGTGYCISQLLSGVLMTNVVQSAMKDLRRDIEEKINRLPVSYFDKNQQGNILSRVTNDVDAVSGALQQAFIGVVNAILGITMAAAMMFYIQPIMALISMIMIPASIWISKRVINASQKYFQEMQNSLGELNGYVQENMTGFSVLKVYGREKETFEGFHKVNHKLKHFGFRAAFISGLMMPLVQLTAYATYIGMAILGSFYVISGVIVVGQLQAFIQYIWQISQPMGNVTQLSSVLQSASAATKRVFEILDEPEEKENKVDVPLPETIQGNVSFEHVDFAYDPKKPLIQDLNFEVAAGQMVAVVGPTGAGKTTLINLLMRFYDVTHGAIKIDGIDTKAMSRSDVRSLFGMVLQDAWLYEGTIADNIRFGKLDATDYEIVDAAKTANVDHFIRTMPDGYDMEINSEGENVSLGQKQLLTIARAVVSDPKILILDEATSSVDTRLEALIQKAMDKVMEGRTSFVIAHRLSTIREADLILVMDQGQIIEKGTHESLLAKGGFYEKLYNSQFAESAE from the coding sequence ATGAAAAAAACCTTCGCTTCTTTTAAACGTTTAGCCCGCTATATCCGTCCGTATCGTTTGACGTTTATCTTAGTACTGTTATTTACATTTTTGACGGTGGCATTCAACGCAGCGCTTCCTTACGTCGTAGGTCTTCCAACGACAGAAATCAGTAAAAACCTAGCAAATAATGAATCCATCAATTTTTCTTATATCATTAACTGTTTGATTTGGATCGCAGTAGTTGGTACAGGGTACTGTATCTCTCAATTACTTTCGGGTGTATTAATGACAAATGTTGTTCAAAGCGCAATGAAAGACTTGCGTAGAGATATTGAAGAAAAAATCAATCGCTTGCCGGTTTCTTATTTTGATAAAAACCAACAAGGAAATATTTTATCTCGTGTAACAAATGACGTAGATGCAGTCAGCGGTGCTTTACAACAAGCATTTATCGGTGTCGTGAATGCGATCTTAGGAATTACGATGGCAGCGGCGATGATGTTTTATATCCAACCAATCATGGCGTTGATCTCAATGATCATGATCCCAGCATCGATTTGGATCTCTAAACGAGTGATCAATGCTTCTCAAAAGTATTTCCAAGAAATGCAAAACTCTTTAGGAGAATTAAACGGCTATGTTCAAGAAAACATGACTGGTTTTAGCGTGTTAAAAGTATATGGCCGTGAGAAAGAAACGTTTGAAGGCTTTCATAAAGTCAATCATAAGTTAAAACATTTTGGATTTAGAGCGGCCTTCATTTCTGGATTGATGATGCCTTTAGTGCAGTTGACGGCGTACGCTACTTACATTGGTATGGCGATTTTAGGAAGCTTTTACGTTATCTCGGGCGTCATCGTTGTTGGGCAACTACAAGCGTTTATCCAATACATTTGGCAAATCAGCCAACCAATGGGAAATGTAACGCAATTATCATCTGTGTTACAAAGTGCCTCAGCAGCGACAAAACGGGTCTTTGAGATTTTAGATGAACCTGAGGAAAAAGAAAACAAAGTCGATGTTCCTTTGCCAGAAACGATTCAAGGAAATGTGTCGTTTGAACATGTCGATTTTGCTTATGATCCGAAGAAACCATTGATCCAAGATCTTAATTTTGAAGTAGCTGCAGGGCAGATGGTGGCAGTTGTTGGACCGACAGGAGCTGGGAAAACAACATTGATCAACTTATTGATGCGTTTTTATGATGTCACACATGGCGCGATCAAGATCGATGGAATCGATACGAAAGCGATGAGTCGTAGTGATGTCCGTTCATTATTTGGCATGGTGCTACAAGATGCTTGGTTATATGAAGGGACGATCGCAGATAATATTCGTTTTGGTAAGCTGGATGCAACGGATTATGAAATCGTTGATGCAGCAAAAACAGCGAACGTCGATCATTTTATCCGGACGATGCCTGACGGATATGATATGGAAATCAACTCAGAGGGAGAAAATGTTTCTCTCGGACAAAAACAATTATTGACGATTGCTCGTGCGGTCGTATCAGATCCGAAGATATTGATTTTAGATGAGGCGACTAGTTCCGTTGATACGAGACTAGAGGCGTTGATCCAAAAAGCCATGGATAAAGTCATGGAAGGACGAACGAGTTTTGTGATCGCTCACCGTCTATCAACTATTCGTGAGGCTGATTTGATCTTGGTCATGGATCAAGGACAAATCATTGAAAAAGGAACACATGAAAGTTTATTAGCAAAAGGCGGTTTCTACGAGAAACTTTATAATAGCCAGTTTGCTGAATCTGCGGAATAA
- a CDS encoding MerR family transcriptional regulator produces the protein MGEKELRRSMSVFPIGTVMKLTDLTARQIRYYEEQEFVHPERSEGNRRMYSLNDIDILLEIKDYLSEGLNMAGIKRVYEMAQAKKQEEKSKKPLTDHDVRQIFRDEILAQGGLAKTGHYQSQGLQQRQYFD, from the coding sequence ATGGGAGAAAAGGAATTACGTCGTTCAATGTCGGTTTTTCCAATTGGTACAGTTATGAAACTAACAGACTTAACCGCTCGGCAAATCAGGTATTATGAAGAACAGGAATTTGTTCATCCTGAGAGAAGCGAAGGGAATCGGCGCATGTATTCTTTGAATGACATCGATATTTTACTAGAAATCAAAGACTATCTTTCAGAAGGACTGAATATGGCTGGGATCAAACGTGTCTATGAAATGGCACAGGCGAAAAAACAAGAAGAAAAAAGTAAAAAACCGCTGACCGATCACGACGTTCGTCAAATTTTCCGTGATGAGATCTTAGCTCAAGGCGGGTTAGCGAAAACAGGACATTATCAGTCACAAGGGTTGCAACAACGTCAATACTTTGACTGA
- the hflX gene encoding GTPase HflX codes for MKEAKEKVIIVGVETEENQRYFAESMKELAQLTDTAAGEVVYTLTQKRPQVDRQTLIGKGKLQELTQLADAYEAELVIFNHELTPRQSQLITDAVGAPVIDRVQLILDIFAMRARSKEGKLQVELAQLEYLLPRLAGQGKSLSRLGGGIGTRGPGETKLETDRRHIRNKILGVKRELKTVEAHRERNRQKRQSSDVFQIGLIGYTNAGKSTILNLLTQAESYAKDQLFATLDPLTKKWRFAEGLELTVTDTVGFIQDLPTQLIDAFHSTLEESQGMDLLLHVVDVSSSDRILQEQTVLKLMDELEMKEMPVLTVYNKSDLIDPATFTPTLFPNVLVSTQTQEGKERLIEAIKRQLMELMVPYTKLVPSDQGQLLSELRRQTLVLDEHFIEDENSYEVRGFANKNSKWIKKDELF; via the coding sequence GTGAAAGAAGCAAAAGAAAAAGTGATCATCGTTGGTGTAGAAACAGAAGAAAATCAACGGTATTTTGCTGAATCAATGAAAGAATTAGCACAATTGACAGATACGGCGGCGGGTGAGGTCGTCTATACCCTTACGCAAAAGCGCCCTCAAGTAGATCGGCAAACGCTGATCGGTAAAGGAAAACTCCAAGAATTGACACAATTAGCAGATGCTTATGAAGCAGAGCTAGTCATTTTCAATCATGAACTGACTCCGCGTCAAAGCCAACTGATCACAGATGCGGTAGGCGCCCCAGTGATTGATCGAGTCCAATTGATTTTAGACATCTTTGCCATGCGTGCGCGTTCGAAAGAAGGAAAGCTTCAAGTCGAGTTGGCACAATTGGAATACTTATTACCTCGTCTAGCTGGGCAAGGAAAGTCGCTTTCTCGTCTTGGTGGAGGAATCGGTACAAGAGGCCCAGGGGAAACAAAATTGGAAACAGATCGTCGCCATATCCGTAATAAGATCTTAGGCGTAAAAAGAGAATTAAAAACAGTAGAAGCGCATCGAGAACGCAACCGCCAGAAAAGACAAAGCAGTGATGTGTTTCAAATTGGGTTGATTGGTTATACGAATGCCGGTAAATCGACGATCCTCAATTTATTGACGCAAGCAGAATCATATGCAAAAGATCAATTGTTTGCCACGCTAGATCCACTCACTAAAAAATGGCGTTTTGCGGAAGGGCTTGAGCTGACTGTGACGGATACAGTTGGATTTATCCAAGATTTGCCCACACAGTTGATTGATGCGTTCCATTCGACCCTTGAAGAAAGTCAAGGCATGGATCTGTTATTACATGTCGTTGACGTGAGTTCTTCTGATCGGATCTTGCAAGAACAGACGGTTTTAAAATTAATGGATGAGCTAGAGATGAAAGAAATGCCTGTTTTGACGGTCTATAATAAATCTGATTTGATCGATCCAGCTACCTTCACGCCAACGCTATTCCCGAATGTCTTGGTTTCGACTCAAACACAAGAAGGGAAAGAACGCTTGATTGAAGCAATCAAACGACAGTTGATGGAGCTGATGGTCCCATATACAAAACTGGTACCTAGTGATCAAGGACAACTGCTAAGTGAGTTGAGAAGACAGACGCTTGTACTAGATGAGCATTTTATTGAAGACGAAAATAGCTATGAAGTACGAGGGTTTGCGAATAAAAACTCTAAATGGATAAAAAAAGATGAGTTATTTTAA
- a CDS encoding gamma carbonic anhydrase family protein, with protein sequence MARFIAENATVIGDVELGEDVTIWYQAVVRGDSNWIKIGNGTNIQDGTVIHVDHDAPVEIAENVTVGHQCMLHGCKIEKGALIGMGATVLNHAVIGENSLIGAGSLVTEGKIIPPNVLAFGRPAKVIRPLTEEEIRKNKQNIAHYIEMGQKHADGFFKEWQN encoded by the coding sequence ATGGCAAGGTTTATAGCAGAAAATGCGACAGTGATCGGTGATGTAGAATTAGGAGAAGATGTCACGATTTGGTACCAAGCAGTGGTTCGTGGTGATAGCAATTGGATCAAGATCGGCAATGGAACCAATATTCAAGACGGAACAGTCATCCATGTTGATCATGATGCACCAGTCGAAATCGCTGAAAATGTCACAGTTGGTCACCAATGTATGCTCCATGGTTGTAAAATCGAAAAGGGTGCGTTGATCGGTATGGGAGCGACCGTGTTGAATCATGCAGTCATCGGTGAAAACAGCTTGATCGGTGCCGGGTCACTTGTGACCGAAGGAAAAATCATCCCGCCGAATGTTTTAGCTTTTGGCCGACCAGCCAAGGTGATCCGTCCTTTAACAGAAGAAGAAATCCGCAAAAATAAACAGAATATCGCGCATTATATCGAGATGGGACAAAAACATGCGGACGGATTTTTCAAAGAATGGCAAAACTAG
- a CDS encoding DUF898 family protein, with translation MKESYFDGGLATYIGTSILASLITILTLGICAPWGFCLLYNWKIKHTVINGKRLYFDGTAMQLFGHWIKWFLLTIITLGIYGFWVNIKLEQWRVKHTHTIN, from the coding sequence ATGAAAGAATCTTATTTTGATGGTGGACTTGCCACTTATATTGGTACATCGATTTTAGCTTCACTTATCACCATTCTAACATTAGGTATCTGCGCACCTTGGGGATTTTGTCTCTTATATAATTGGAAAATCAAACATACTGTAATAAATGGAAAAAGGCTTTACTTTGATGGTACAGCAATGCAATTATTCGGTCATTGGATCAAATGGTTCTTACTCACTATCATCACTTTAGGAATATATGGTTTCTGGGTAAATATCAAGTTAGAACAATGGCGAGTGAAACACACACATACAATCAATTGA
- the clpP gene encoding ATP-dependent Clp endopeptidase proteolytic subunit ClpP — MNLIPTVIEQSSRGERAYDIYSRLLKDRIIMLSGQVTDDLANSIIAQLLFLDAQDSEKDIYIYINSPGGSVTAGMAIYDTMNFVKADVQTIVMGMAASMGSFLLTAGTKGKRFALPNAEIMIHQPLGGAQGQATEIEIAARHILQTRERLNKILAERTGQPIEVIEKDTDRDNYMTAEQAKAYGLIDEVMENSASLS; from the coding sequence ATGAATTTAATTCCTACAGTTATTGAACAATCCTCACGTGGGGAAAGAGCCTATGATATTTACTCACGTTTATTGAAAGACCGCATCATCATGTTGAGCGGACAAGTAACAGATGATCTTGCAAACTCGATCATCGCGCAATTACTATTTCTTGATGCGCAAGATTCTGAAAAAGACATCTACATCTACATCAACTCACCTGGTGGTTCTGTAACTGCCGGAATGGCGATTTACGACACAATGAATTTTGTGAAAGCAGATGTTCAAACAATCGTTATGGGGATGGCTGCTTCAATGGGAAGCTTCTTATTGACTGCCGGAACAAAAGGCAAACGATTTGCTTTACCAAACGCTGAAATCATGATCCATCAACCACTTGGTGGCGCTCAAGGTCAAGCAACAGAGATCGAGATTGCTGCACGTCACATCTTACAAACGCGCGAACGCCTGAATAAAATCTTGGCTGAACGTACTGGTCAACCAATCGAAGTGATCGAAAAAGACACAGATCGTGATAACTATATGACTGCTGAACAAGCAAAAGCATACGGTTTGATCGATGAAGTCATGGAAAACAGTGCTTCATTAAGCTAA